acaaccgaggtatccactctgaaagaccttatgtaaatttaaaattgtctccctttcctttcttatactgaaatgtagaatccatagtcatacaaaattgccgcaagtcccgacaccatccaatgtaaataactgattctagcgatatacgaatttgaaaaattttcaattggcacttatacatttttgaatacattagcaccttctcgagagtcacccattttgctcaaatatgaaaattgcaccgcccaaacgggctgaaagacttgtgccccattagcacaacaacactcaaagaggtaatcctgccttaacaccaccgatcaaattcattcTCTGTGCGCACTGCATCATTCACtaataataactcactcatcccatgactttcatatactcataaagcgcaatataacccgtattcaggaatttcagtactcgagtcatcctcgatctcaacctctgcaagtcataactaatccacaagtatgcctcagaccaaaactaaaacttaacatataaccatgaattgagttgtcaatagcaggctcccccacttggctcaaagccataaattaaaacactcgataactgacaatacccatactttattactgccataatactgcagtcagtacaacgaaaattcttctcaagctcatacaacgccaaccataaaaatacctcaatcgtaCCTAGACTCGCATTctttctcttaacactcaagtcaactttctcaaccagattcaaattcaaacctcaacacatacgccccgctgtagattactccacaggagataatccacctgcttaatctcaaattggcatcttgctataccctttcgcagccacaatttctacgcaatcacttagtgtatctgagtccaaacttattaactagacatgagaatttaatttgtcccaaaatttaacaacgtgaaagatccttcaaaatattaatactcgagattgtacgttacataaaaacgaaaatcaagcatccTACGGCcctttttacatttcaaggaaatacttctcgtcacattcaaatcgtcttaccacatcccgcagtcacatcatactcatcacaaagccattccactgctcatcgagccacaaatttccaCTCGTGGAGACATTACCATACATATGAGTCCAAacgtacaagttacaactgaagctaccgagcataagctgcggtctaaccatggcctcaagtcctccagactggcccatcaccaaaacacagactacacatctcgaacctcattcatagaatcataagctggcgatgcacaactgataccgagcgctcatgtgcgcatacgaatgtgtggaTGGAATTCAAAGAGtgatatttcaagctgaatcaatttcgcacgataaggaaagaaagatgggaaattaccttaaatgtcctgtagcctctcgaagataagtatggacgtcatcataccgatctgcaagactctactagacacttgctcatgacttgtagaacctatgaacctagagctctgataccaccttgtcacgacccaaaatccaacttgtcgtgatggcacctaacccaacccgctaggtaagcccattaaccactaaccaattccaataataattaataaagccattaaataaagaaatatttgaatTTGATACATTCCccgaggactggtagtacaaatcatgagtttctaagaataaagtttacaaagctggtatgaagtaaatacatcatctgtttgaaaagtacataaacagagttttatgaatctacggctaccatgaacaagaggaagctaaaaccggaacgcaggtacatcttcagatccagctcccaacgtacacagcaacatcagcagccaacatctgcacgcaaggtgcagaagtgtagtatgagtacaaccgaccccatgtactcaataagtaacaaacctaaccttaggttgaaagtagtgacgagcttgtactaaGGTCAAAGTTCAACTGccataaccaacaacagttcatatcAACATAAAgcaataaaatgctcagcttaaatcatgatttctaaaaatagttctacctttcaagtacatcagtgaaaacccaaatcgtttaccaaaattgccaaaaatatgagtaagtttgaaaatagtaattttcccaaaaatcctttcaataataaataagatgtttgttGGTTTTTTTAAAAGATGGGGCAACAAAAAGATTAAAAGTATTGATTGAAAAAGTCTCTCAATAATTTTATTAAGCATAACAAGGTTTTAAATAGCCAATTAGGGAAAAAAAATCacataatttaaaattcaaaaaagcTAAAATATCTCAACTAACTTAAATAAtctaataaaaatttaaaattgaaattcATCCTAAAACTAAGCTAACTTATTATGCTAAAAAGATTCAACGGTAACTGAAGCAAATCATCAATATTCCTCCTTTGCTTCAGTTGCTCTAAAACAATTGCTCCTCCTCAATTACTGCTTCTGCTATTTTTGCTTGAGGATTATGTTGAGTGTCTTTGAACTTACATACTTTTGTAACATGGCCTGTTTGTTTGCAAATACCACATATTGCATCATGCCTCCACCAACAATATATGTGCTcatcattccgaaatctctccggatccgaactaactaatccgataggttataatacagctataaagcacaaatagagcagtaaatgggggaatgagactgtaatactcaaaacgaccggcccgGTCATTAcatgtattttttgaaaattcaATACATTTCTTATGGATTTTGATCCATGAATGATGTTAGAATTAACATTAAATGGTGTTATGTAGCCACAAATGCATCGTAAACACTTACCTTGAAGTATGTTGATGAGGGATGTGCTCATCCTTCTCTCTAGATTCAAGACCTAACTCCAAAATTTCATCTCTTTCTCTTCCCCAAAATAGCCACTTTTATAATTTTGATGACGTGCGTAGCTACGCTCACTTCCTCTTCAGCTCCCCTTCCTTTGGCAAGCTTGCTGGAATCAGCTACGCACAAGGCAGCGTAGCTACGCACAGCTCGCGTAGCTACGTGGCTGCTAGCTAACTTTTAGTAAAaagatcataacttcttgtaacaATATCCAAAAGACAAATGGTTTGAAgcattgaaaactagactcacagatctttaatttgatagctCGTACACCACATAAATCTTCATATATTGGGAGTTATGCCCGTttaaagttaggtcttgtgcaaactcatttgaaactttagcccATCATATAGTTTCCAACTGACTTatccttagggctcttcttagaccataaaccattattaataTACCTTGTACACATATTACCATGATAAATTGATATCTTTCATATCATTAGTCCTTGTTCACATCCggattaatataattagcacacgtTAATCTTCTTAGTAGCCTtaaaacacttcaaaatttttcggggtgttacacttCCAATCGAATATTTTTTATGATAATAAGACAGTAAAGTGTAAGCTAGTTTGTTTAGCCAAGGGGAACGCATTACAATGAATAACAGTCTAATTCGCTATCAATTTTTACATTCTTGAAACAACTAAATTTTTTCAATGTGTCTAATCTTTTTTACTACAAAGAAACATTTACTCTTCAGAGGCGGTCGAAGAATTAGTCAAAGACTCAGTCTTTTGTAGCTGCAGGGTAGGACCTGGCTCCAGCACTATTAAGCCATTCACATGTTTACCATTCCCCTTTACTAACAACTCTTGCAATTTCTATTAAGTGTTTGAGTGGAAAAGCCCTAAACTGAGAGACtcattcaattaattaagccgaGATGGAATATTGGATTTGGGAAACTAAGATCTCAAACAATATTCTTGTTCATTCTCAATTATTTATCATGTGTACGAACTTATTTTGGCCTTACCCATCCAGGTTAGTGCTAATATCTGTGTGAATAGTCACGAATTTGAGCTAATCAAGTTTTATACAACAACTACTACTATctcaatcccaaacaagttggggtaGGCTCTATGAATCTTCACTAATCATCTCGTTTCATTTAGCTCAATATATTCTATATGCAACGATTCATCATAGATTGACCAGTTTTTCTCCTCCTACATACTCGTATGTAGATCCTGAACTAAGGTATGATTGCGCACGTTATTGAGGTTAGTCTTTTCGGATCACGGGTGACAGGTGAATGCCAAAGACCGAAAGGTATGAGCAATTTCTACTCTGCTCGTACTAAATACGGGTGATTCCCCGCCACTTGCCCATCATTTTAATAGAGGGATAGCCAGTGGTGAGGCCATTGGACCAACAAACATTAGAGGCAAGTAGCTTGAAATCCGAAAGGGTGAAATCAGGGGCTACACTAGTTGTCAGCCTACCGCAACCCCCTTCCTTTAATCGCGTTTAGGCCGGCAATATGAGCAAGTACAGTGGAGTTAAGTCGCATGTTTATAATTAAAGCAAAAAAATCTATATAAACAGTATAAAGCTTATTGATCCTCGTCAGTTATAATTTGCAAGGCGTTGTTTTACATGTTTGCCAATTACCTCTTTTCACCTCTTTCTCCAAGAAAATAGTTTAAGGAAGTCTTTACAGAATCATCCATCCTTCTCTAGTGTCTACTCTGTAATATAATCTATCAAATAGCATAAAATCTTTTCTGACTCTCGAGTAATTTACTATTTTTTGGATGGACAGATCAGTAGAAACTCGATCGTACAAATAAATTGGAAAAtagttttttttctttgtttgccGTCGAACTTGGTTCACTCTTATTTTGAGTAAATAACATATACAAAGTAAACCATTATCTTTTGACATGCTTGCTTTGTGATATTAGATGTAACGACAGGATAAACATTTAGCTTATCCAGTAGGCTATTTGAAGAAGGACCTCTACAGTTATGTTAGCTGCCTGTTAATTTAGAGTGCATATGTAGCTTTAATAAAGTTGATATGAGATTTGGTCTTTTGGCAGATGTCATCTGCTGTACTTCGCAAGGACATTGTAAATCTTCTGGATTTCATAGAGAGGTTAAAGAACGAAGAAGATCAAATTGCTCTTGACATGGATCAAATTGTAAAGCTGAAATTGGAGCTGACATTTATGTCAACATTTCTTCAGCTTTCTTATTTCAATTTGGATGGTTTTAGTGCCAAAATGTCTCGCAAAGCACAACAGGTTGATGATATGGTTCAGTCAGTTTTCTATAAGAGTGGAGATGACTTCTTGGTTAAATATGATATGGACCGCGTTGTTCCTCACGTCCTGGAAAATATCAAAAGTTATATCAGCTCACATCATTATCCTGAATCAAGTGCCACCATGACTGAGGCGCAGTTGGTTGAACTTTTAGACGCCCTCCTTGTGAATCTCCATGATCTACCCGAGTGTTGTGCCAAGCTGATTTTGCCATTAATGACTCAATATGAGCTTCTCCGGGATATATGTGGAAATTTAAGAGATTTTCTTGTGCTGAAAGTAAATGGTTATGTTGAGCATGAGACAGTTGAATATGTCTTACCTCAGTTTCAACTTATGGCTGAGAGAGTAGGGCACTTCTGTTTTGACCTTTTGTCTTGTCAACTTGATGAAATAGATGAAGCAGATGATTCAGATGAAATATATGATTCTGATGAAACAGCTGAACCTCATGAAACAGATGATCCTGATGAAATATATGATTCTGATGAAATAGATGAAGCAGATGATTCAGATGAAATATATGATTCTGATGAAACAGCTGAACCTCATGAAACAGATGATCCTGATGAAATATATGATTCTGATGAAATAGATGAAACAGCTGAACCTCATGAAACAGATAGTCCTGATGAAATATATGATTCTGATGAAATACTCCATGAAGTCAATTCCATGATAGTTCATctatttttgaagattattcCTGTTGAACTGGAGGTTATGCACATATGTTCCACATATTTGAAAGCTTCAAAGTCAGCAGAAGTTGGACGCTTCATTAAGCATCTCTTAGAAGCCTCTCCGGGCATTCTTAGAGAATATCTAATTGTTCTACAAGCGCACATGGTAAATGTTCTTACTGCTAGCACTATTGCTCGAAACATTCATGTCATGATGGAGTTCCTATTAATTATTCTCACAGATTTGCCCAAGGAGAACTTCTCTGGTCTCTTAACACGTGTTGGAGCACTTACCATGAAGGTATCCATTCTTGTTCGCAACTTAGAAGATAAATCAAGGAACGGCGAGAATATGAGTGAAACTAACTGTGCAACTCTAGACTTGTTGGAAAGTATTGAACTCATGAAGGAAGATCTCAAACATGTTTTCCTAAAAGCCCCTGCAGACTCAtctcaactctgcttccccatgAGTGACGGGCCACTCTTCATGACTCTTCTACTCAAAAAATTAAATGACTTGCTCAATTCTAATGTTTGTTCAGTTGCTTTGATAAAGAAAGAAATTGGGCTAGTGAAAGAAGACTTAGAATTTATTAGATCGATCTTCGGGAatgttgagcaagaattgaataGAGATCTTTGGACTCATGTTCTAGATGTGGCATATGAGGCAGAACATTCCATTAAATCAATTCTTGTCAGAGACCATGGTCTCTTGCAGCTTATCTTCTTGCTTCCTGCTGCCGTAGAAAAGATCAAGCGCATCAAAAAAGAGGTACTAGAGAAGATCTCCAAGAACAAGGGTCTTATTGTTGTGAACTCTCTCAACAAGTTAGTGGAAAGAAAATCATCAACAGCTGGCCAAATAATTGTAGGTTTTAAGGAGGAGACAGATTGGATAATTAGGAAGCTCACCAGTGAACCAGGTAAAGAAGATGTCATTTCCATAATTGGTATGCCAGGAGTCGGAAAAACTACTTTGGCTTACAAAGTATATAATGATAAATCTGTTGTTGATCATTTTGACGTTCGTGCTTGGTGCACAGTTGACCAAGAGCGCAATGTGAAAAAGTTGTTGCAGGAAATTTATAATCAAGTTGTTGGTTTGGGAAAAAGATTCAGCGAGGATGACATAGATGACGACGTTGCTGATAAGCTACGGAAACAACTGTTTGGAAAAAGGTACCTTATTGTCTTGGATGACTTGTGGGATAATGCAACATGGGATGAGCTAACAATGCCTTTTCCTGTACGTAAGAAAGGAGGCAGAGTTATTTTAACTAGTCGAAAAAAGGATGTGGCTTTGCATGGAAAACTCCACTCTGATCCTCTTAGCCTTCGATTGCTAAGACTAGAAGAAAGTTGGGAGTTATTAGAGAAAAGGGTATTCGGAGAAGAACATTGCCCTGATGAACTAAAGGAGGTTGGAGAAAAAATAGCCCGAACCTGTGATGGGCTGCCATTGGTACTTGATCTGATCTGTGGAGTTCTTGcacggaaggaaaagaaagaGGCTTCGTGGCTTGAAGTTCTAAATAACTTGAATTCCTTTATTTTTAAGGATGAAGAGGAAGTGATGAAGGTTGTACAattaagttatgaccatttaccAGATCACCTTAAGCCTTGCTTGATTTACCTTGCAAGCTATCCAAAGGACGAAGATATTGAAATTTCTGAATTGAAAGCTTTATGGAGTGCCGAAGGACTTGTGGAACAAATTGAGATGAAGAGTGTGGAAGAAGTACTGGAGGTTTATGTGGATGAGTTAATTTCCAGTAGCTTGGTAATAGCTTTCAATGAGAGAGGTTGGGGCCAGAGTTGCAAAATCCATGATCTTGTGCATGATTTTTGTTCCATAAAAGCTAGAAAGGAAAAGTTGTTTGACTTCACAAATTCAAATGCTCCATTGtcgtcttcctcttcttcttcttcttcttcttcttcttcttcttcttcttcttcagatttGATGCCACGTGGAATGACCATTCATTATGATCATCCGGATGAAAATGTTGTCCTGTTCAATCCAGAAAAGaaaaatccttatgttaaacacCTCCTCTCGTTGAAGGTAATCGTGGAAGATGGGAAGGACACTTGTCTTTCCTACAGTTGTCACCTACAACACTTGAGGCTTCTTAAAAGGTTGGAGCTGCGCAACATAAGATTGACAGATTCCTTGCTGAatgaaataggcatgctttttcaTTTGAGGTGTTTAAACATTTGGACGGAGACAGAAGCTCTCCCTCCATCATTTTCAAACCTATGTAATCTAGAAACTCTGGTGGTGGCAAATTGGGGATCAAGGATGGTAGTATCACCTAGTATTTGGAGTCTAGCAAAGCTACGACGTTTTAACATTGATAGTTGTACTTTCTTTGATTGGGATGATGACGGCGAACCAAAAGTGTTAGAAGAGGACTGGAAGTTAGAGAATTTGAGAATTTTAGATAAGTTCAGTTTTTCCTGTTTGGATGACACAGAGGATATTTTAAAAAGGTTTCCTAATCTTCGAAGCCTTACATGCGAAATTAGCGGACCATGGGATTTTTCAGAGGAGGTTTATTTTCCAAGATTGGATGTCCTTAATGAACTTGAAGAAGTCTCCGCATGGTTTCAGCGTCGTAAGTGTTCACATGCACATCAGTGGGATTTTCACTTCCCTTTGAGCTTGAAAGAATTGGACTTGAAGGGGTTTGATCTTTCATCTGATTCACTGTCAGGAATTGCGAGAATACCCAACCTTCAAATCCTGCATCTAAGAAACGCAATCATCGAGGGGAAAGAATGGAACATGGAAGAAGTCACCTTCGAGAATCTCAGATCGCTGAAACTGGAATCAGTGTCTTTTTCTGAATGGCAGGTTGGAGAGGAATCCTTTTTCCTCCTCGAGGAATTACATATACAATGGTGTGATGAGCTTATGGAGATCCCGGAAAGTTTTGGGGATATTGCTTCATTAAAGTCCATCTACCTGGTTGGCAACCGTCAACTTGTAGATTCAGCCATAAAGGTTAAGAAATATGTTTCAGAAATGACGGGAGAAGACAAGCTTGAGGTAAAGTTGAATGCGGTCATCTTACGTCCTTATGACCAGCCAAATCTCAGTACGTATATACTAACTTATTAACTTCTTATATACATTAAGTTCCTTTTCAGTATATTTTTTCCTGTTACTTTAACCTGTATAATCTTCTTTGCAGAGCGCGTATAAAGGAAGAGCATACGATTTGTAGTACATCAACCTGTTGAGGCTTCAAATGATGGACTGATCCTCAGACTTTTTTGCCTTCTTTCAGCTGTTTCTTTTCCAAACTTCCCTTTTGAATCACTAACTTTTGTTTCCCTGTATGGTATAAAGTGAACCTGTTTTTTGGTAGCTTGTGTTAAAATTTCATGCCTAACATTTGTTGCTCTTTTATAGTTTCAAAAGAAAATGTAGCAAGTTCCAATCTCATCTTCTATTAGCATAGGCATATTTCAAATATTAACAACAGTTAGATCAATTATTCTGATAATTAGCCTAACTTGGAATAGGTGTGCATATGGTAGTCTATAAAAGTAAATAGAAGGGGTATTAAGAGCACTAAAAATGACAACTTGGAAATGAAAATACAGGTACAAGAACAGATTAAATAGACAAAATTAGGGCAATGCATGGATCATCATAATCATCTTGCTATTCCAATATTCACAAGCCAAGTCTGAAGTCCCTAATATAGAACTGAATCAATATTCTTCACAATTAATCGGTCTCGTCAGTGCCAGAAATATATAGTCCTATTAGAAACGTTACAAGAAAAATGCTACAGTATGATTTATCATTTGGTTCAAGATTCCAATCAACACAAAGTTTCAGTATCTGTAGTTTTTATTTTACAGATTTAGACAGGAAGAGGGAACCTAACTGAACAGTAGATTTAACAGTATAGTTTAATCTCTTGACCATTATACTATTTGGCAAGAGCAAGCTTCTGTACTTTTTGCCTCACATACATTACAATTGATACAAGAACCTAACTGAATAATAGATGTTACATAGGATTTCAAATTCTAATCTTTTAACCAATGGATTATTCGTGCAAAAATAGTAGTGGCAAAATGAATAAAAAGAACAGTTATCCATCTATATTGATACTGATCCAATTGGAATTTTGACCATCTAACTATCCTTTCAGGACTAAGCTTATGTTTCCTTTCCCTCTCATAATAACAATCTAGACTATTTTGAATTCTTTACAATGTCAATCCACAGAATATATactgtcaaacctctctataacaaccgcATTTGTTCTGATATTTTTTGGATGCTATAGTGAAGTACTGTTATTATAATATAACATAAAAGATCGATTCCGAGAGaaacttggcttttatagtgaatggttgttatatagggatgttGTTAACTCTTTTCAATATCCAATCAATGtaacattcttttttttttctctttttttttattttattttttatgtccaaacaaCATTACTCACTATAACAGTAAAGTCGTAAAACCATTACTCCCTCCCTTTTAATTTATGTGACATACTTTTCTTATTATTCagtttaaaaaagaatgatacatttctattgtaatgacccaaccgatcattttaacttttagaaccccgttctctaaaataaaactttccgtaggtgcttgtaatgatttatgacttgcggggatggttggttcgggatttggaagtgtttgaggtgaaaccggaacacttggttccttaagttggccttaaagtgctaagtttgacttcggtcaacattttgagaaaacgaccccggaatagaattttgatgattccaacagctctgtatggtaattttggacttaggagcgtgatcggaattttatttggaagtccgtagtaaaattaggcttgaaatggctaaaataggaatttaaagtttgaaagtttgaccggggagttgactttttgataccggagtcggaatccagttccaaaattttttttagctccgttatgtaatttatgacttgtgtataaaatttgagatcaatcggagttgatttgataggttgcagcattgaatgtagaagttgaaaactcttagtttcattaagcttgaattggggtatgattcatggttttagcgttgtttgatgtgattta
This sequence is a window from Nicotiana tomentosiformis chromosome 5, ASM39032v3, whole genome shotgun sequence. Protein-coding genes within it:
- the LOC104110857 gene encoding putative late blight resistance protein homolog R1A-3 isoform X3, yielding MSSAVLRKDIVNLLDFIERLKNEEDQIALDMDQIVKLKLELTFMSTFLQLSYFNLDGFSAKMSRKAQQVDDMVQSVFYKSGDDFLVKYDMDRVVPHVLENIKSYISSHHYPESSATMTEAQLVELLDALLVNLHDLPECCAKLILPLMTQYELLRDICGNLRDFLVLKVNGYVEHETVEYVLPQFQLMAERVGHFCFDLLSCQLDEIDEADDSDEIYDSDETAEPHETDDPDEIYDSDEIDEADDSDEIYDSDETAEPHETDDPDEIYDSDEIDETAEPHETDSPDEIYDSDEILHEVNSMIVHLFLKIIPVELEVMHICSTYLKASKSAEVGRFIKHLLEASPGILREYLIVLQAHMVNVLTASTIARNIHVMMEFLLIILTDLPKENFSGLLTRVGALTMKVSILVRNLEDKSRNGENMSETNCATLDLLESIELMKEDLKHVFLKAPADSSQLCFPMSDGPLFMTLLLKKLNDLLNSNVCSVALIKKEIGLVKEDLEFIRSIFGNVEQELNRDLWTHVLDVAYEAEHSIKSILVRDHGLLQLIFLLPAAVEKIKRIKKEVLEKISKNKGLIVVNSLNKLVERKSSTAGQIIVGFKEETDWIIRKLTSEPGKEDVISIIGMPGVGKTTLAYKVYNDKSVVDHFDVRAWCTVDQERNVKKLLQEIYNQVVGLGKRFSEDDIDDDVADKLRKQLFGKRYLIVLDDLWDNATWDELTMPFPVRKKGGRVILTSRKKDVALHGKLHSDPLSLRLLRLEESWELLEKRVFGEEHCPDELKEVGEKIARTCDGLPLVLDLICGVLARKEKKEASWLEVLNNLNSFIFKDEEEVMKVVQLSYDHLPDHLKPCLIYLASYPKDEDIEISELKALWSAEGLVEQIEMKSVEEVLEVYVDELISSSLVIAFNERGWGQSCKIHDLVHDFCSIKARKEKLFDFTNSNAPLSSSSSSSSSSSSSSSSSSDLMPRGMTIHYDHPDENVVLFNPEKKNPYVKHLLSLKVIVEDGKDTCLSYSCHLQHLRLLKRLELRNIRLTDSLLNEIGMLFHLRCLNIWTETEALPPSFSNLCNLETLVVANWGSRMVVSPSIWSLAKLRRFNIDSCTFFDWDDDGEPKVLEEDWKLENLRILDKFSFSCLDDTEDILKRFPNLRSLTCEISGPWDFSEEVYFPRLDVLNELEEVSAWFQRRKCSHAHQWDFHFPLSLKELDLKGFDLSSDSLSGIARIPNLQILHLRNAIIEGKEWNMEEVTFENLRSLKLESVSFSEWQVGEESFFLLEELHIQWCDELMEIPESFGDIASLKSIYLVGNRQLVDSAIKVKKYVSEMTGEDKLEVKLNAVILRPYDQPNLKRV
- the LOC104110857 gene encoding putative late blight resistance protein homolog R1A-3 isoform X1, encoding MERGKEKDGEGEKGEASNSLMSSAVLRKDIVNLLDFIERLKNEEDQIALDMDQIVKLKLELTFMSTFLQLSYFNLDGFSAKMSRKAQQVDDMVQSVFYKSGDDFLVKYDMDRVVPHVLENIKSYISSHHYPESSATMTEAQLVELLDALLVNLHDLPECCAKLILPLMTQYELLRDICGNLRDFLVLKVNGYVEHETVEYVLPQFQLMAERVGHFCFDLLSCQLDEIDEADDSDEIYDSDETAEPHETDDPDEIYDSDEIDEADDSDEIYDSDETAEPHETDDPDEIYDSDEIDETAEPHETDSPDEIYDSDEILHEVNSMIVHLFLKIIPVELEVMHICSTYLKASKSAEVGRFIKHLLEASPGILREYLIVLQAHMVNVLTASTIARNIHVMMEFLLIILTDLPKENFSGLLTRVGALTMKVSILVRNLEDKSRNGENMSETNCATLDLLESIELMKEDLKHVFLKAPADSSQLCFPMSDGPLFMTLLLKKLNDLLNSNVCSVALIKKEIGLVKEDLEFIRSIFGNVEQELNRDLWTHVLDVAYEAEHSIKSILVRDHGLLQLIFLLPAAVEKIKRIKKEVLEKISKNKGLIVVNSLNKLVERKSSTAGQIIVGFKEETDWIIRKLTSEPGKEDVISIIGMPGVGKTTLAYKVYNDKSVVDHFDVRAWCTVDQERNVKKLLQEIYNQVVGLGKRFSEDDIDDDVADKLRKQLFGKRYLIVLDDLWDNATWDELTMPFPVRKKGGRVILTSRKKDVALHGKLHSDPLSLRLLRLEESWELLEKRVFGEEHCPDELKEVGEKIARTCDGLPLVLDLICGVLARKEKKEASWLEVLNNLNSFIFKDEEEVMKVVQLSYDHLPDHLKPCLIYLASYPKDEDIEISELKALWSAEGLVEQIEMKSVEEVLEVYVDELISSSLVIAFNERGWGQSCKIHDLVHDFCSIKARKEKLFDFTNSNAPLSSSSSSSSSSSSSSSSSSDLMPRGMTIHYDHPDENVVLFNPEKKNPYVKHLLSLKVIVEDGKDTCLSYSCHLQHLRLLKRLELRNIRLTDSLLNEIGMLFHLRCLNIWTETEALPPSFSNLCNLETLVVANWGSRMVVSPSIWSLAKLRRFNIDSCTFFDWDDDGEPKVLEEDWKLENLRILDKFSFSCLDDTEDILKRFPNLRSLTCEISGPWDFSEEVYFPRLDVLNELEEVSAWFQRRKCSHAHQWDFHFPLSLKELDLKGFDLSSDSLSGIARIPNLQILHLRNAIIEGKEWNMEEVTFENLRSLKLESVSFSEWQVGEESFFLLEELHIQWCDELMEIPESFGDIASLKSIYLVGNRQLVDSAIKVKKYVSEMTGEDKLEVKLNAVILRPYDQPNLKRV
- the LOC104110857 gene encoding putative late blight resistance protein homolog R1A-3 isoform X2, giving the protein MERGKEKDGEGEKGEASNSLMSSAVLRKDIVNLLDFIERLKNEEDQIALDMDQIVKLKLELTFMSTFLQLSYFNLDGFSAKMSRKAQQVDDMVQSVFYKSGDDFLVKYDMDRVVPHVLENIKSYISSHHYPESSATMTEAQLVELLDALLVNLHDLPECCAKLILPLMTQYELLRDICGNLRDFLVLKVNGYVEHETVEYVLPQFQLMAERVGHFCFDLLSCQLDEIDEADDSDEIYDSDETAEPHETDDPDEIYDSDEIDEADDSDEIYDSDETAEPHETDDPDEIYDSDEIDETAEPHETDSPDEIYDSDEILHEVNSMIVHLFLKIIPVELEVMHICSTYLKASKSAEVGRFIKHLLEASPGILREYLIVLQAHMVNVLTASTIARNIHVMMEFLLIILTDLPKENFSGLLTRVGALTMKVSILVRNLEDKSRNGENMSETNCATLDLLESIELMKEDLKHVFLKAPADSSQLCFPMSDGPLFMTLLLKKLNDLLNSNVCSVALIKKEIGLVKEDLEFIRSIFGNVEQELNRDLWTHVLDVAYEAEHSIKSILVRDHGLLQLIFLLPAAVEKIKRIKKEVLEKISKNKGLIVVNSLNKLVERKSSTAGQIIVGFKEETDWIIRKLTSEPGKEDVISIIGMPGVGKTTLAYKVYNDKSVVDHFDVRAWCTVDQERNVKKLLQEIYNQVVGLGKRFSEDDIDDDVADKLRKQLFGKRYLIVLDDLWDNATWDELTMPFPVRKKGGRVILTSRKKDVALHGKLHSDPLSLRLLRLEESWELLEKRVFGEEHCPDELKEVGEKIARTCDGLPLVLDLICGVLARKEKKEASWLEVLNNLNSFIFKDEEEVMKVVQLSYDHLPDHLKPCLIYLASYPKDEDIEISELKALWSAEGLVEQIEMKSVEEVLEVYVDELISSSLVIAFNERGWGQSCKIHDLVHDFCSIKARKEKLFDFTNSNAPLSSSSSSSSSSSSSSSSSSDLMPRGMTIHYDHPDENVVLFNPEKKNPYVKHLLSLKVIVEDGKDTCLSYSCHLQHLRLLKRLELRNIRLTDSLLNEIGMLFHLRCLNIWTETEALPPSFSNLCNLETLVVANWGSRMVVSPSIWSLAKLRRFNIDSCTFFDWDDDGEPKVLEEDWKLENLRILDKFSFSCLDDTEDILKRFPNLRSLTCEISGPWDFSEEVYFPRLDVLNELEEVSAWFQRRKCSHAHQWDFHFPLSLKELDLKGFDLSSDSLSGIARIPNLQILHLRNAIIEGKEWNMEEVTFENLRSLKLESVSFSEWQVGEESFFLLEELHIQWCDELMEIPESFGDIASLKSIYLVGNRQLVDSAIKVKKYVSEMTGEDKLEVKLNAVILRPYDQPNLKRI